In the Limanda limanda chromosome 1, fLimLim1.1, whole genome shotgun sequence genome, one interval contains:
- the dnajc21 gene encoding dnaJ homolog subfamily C member 21 isoform X2, producing MKCHYEVLSVKRDAGDDDLKKAYRKLALKWHPDKNLDNSEDAAEKFKLIQAAYDVLSDPQERAWYDNHREALLKGGVSGDYEDDSIDLLQYFTVTCYSGFGDDDKGFFTVYRNLFESIVKEEMEHVKVEDEEDEEFPPFGDSNSDYDTVTHVFYGFWQSFCTRKNFAWKEEYDTRQASNRWEKRAMEKDNKKTRDKARKERNELVRQLVSFVRKRDRRVLAHRKLVEEQNAEKIKKVEELRRKQKLNHAKLAEEYKEQKWAAMSELEKELQQMEAQYGKEFGDVSESEEEDSEEGGDADQPDGDELPMDYYDDLYCPACDKLFKSDQAMKNHEKSKKHREMVALLKQQLKQEEDLLGLNGTEREGGNEDNDPEEVEEEEEEEEEEKPRQKLSKKQKRKKKQKEVVHSSSPPQQSAPEEVEEVEEKEKPTPTTCEEDVPDTSADPTEPEEPDDPPPTEVKSSGKTKGKKAGGKDKTKNVKTNTGGEEFPEEVNLRCGICNYEFPTRNKLFDHIKTSGHAIALSANGSHSTASKIKKDKKKNR from the exons ATGAAGTGTCACTACGAGGTGTTGAGCGTGAAGCGAGACGCGGGAGACGACGATTTAAAGAAGGCGTATCGTAAGCTGGCGCTGAAGTGGCATCCAG ATAAAAACTTGGACAATTCTGAGGACGCAGCAGAGAAGTTCAAGCTGATTCAGGCGGCTTATGATGTCCTGAGTGATCCACAGGAGCGAGCTTG GTATGATAATCACAGGGAGGCTCTGCTGAAAGGAGGTGTGAGTGGAGACTATGAAGACGACAGCATTGACCTGCTGCAGTACTTCACAGTCACCTGTTATTCTGGCTTTGGAGATGATGACAAG GGGTTTTTCACAGTTTACAGGAATCTTTTTGAGTCTATTGTtaaggaggagatggagcaCGTCAAggtagaagatgaagaagacgaggagTTTCCTCCCTTTGGAGACTCGAACAGTGACTATGATACC GTAACGCACGTGTTTTACGGCTTCTGGCAGAGTTTCTGCACTCGTAAAAACTTTGCTTGGAAGGAGGAGTACGACACGAGACAGGCATCCAACCGCTGGGAGAAACGGGCCATGGAGAAGGACAACAAGAAGACCAGGGACAAGGCTCGAAAGGAGCGCAACGAGCTGGTGCGACAGCTGGTGTCTTTCGTGCGCAAACGTGACCGCCGCGTGCTGGCCCACAGGaagctggtggaggagcagaACGCAGAGAAGATcaagaaggtggaggagctgaggcGGAAGCAGAAGCTCAACCACGCCAA GCTGGCGGAGGAGTACAAGGAGCAGAAGTGGGCGGCCATGTCTGAActggagaaggagctgcagcagatggaGGCTCAGTACGGAAAGGAGTTTGGCGATGTGTCggagagtgaagaagaggacagcgaagagggaggag ATGCAGACCAGCCTGATGGAGACGAACTGCCGATGGATTATTATGACGACCTGTACTGCCCGGCCTGTGACAAATTATTCAAATCAGATCAAGC AATGAAAAACCATGAAAAATCCAAAAAGCACCGGGAGATGGTGGCGTTGCTAAAGCAACAGCTGAAGCAGGAAGAGGATTTACTTGGTTTGAACGGAAccgagagagaaggaggaaatgaAGATAATGATCCGGAagaggtggaagaagaagaagaggaggaggaggaagaaaagccAAGGCAAAA GTtgtccaaaaaacaaaaaaggaaaaagaagcagaaggaaGTCGTACAC tCAAGCTCCCCTCCACAGCAGAGCGCTccggaggaagtggaggaagtggaggagaaggagaaaccaACGCCGACCACGTGCGAGGAAGACGTCCCCGACACGTCAGCAGACCCGACGGAGCCTGAGGAGCCGGAcgatcccccccccacagaagTCAAGAG CTCTGGGAAGACGAAAGGAAAGAAGGcaggaggaaaagacaaaacGAAGAATGTCAAGacaaacacaggaggagaagagtttCCTGAG GAAGTGAACCTTCGCTGTGGGATCTGCAACTACGAGTTCCCCACGAGAAACAAGTTGTTTGACCACATAAAGACTAGCGGGCACGCCATCGCTCTCTCTGCAAACGGCTCACACAGCACCGCGAGCAAGATCAAaaaggacaagaagaagaacagataA
- the dnajc21 gene encoding dnaJ homolog subfamily C member 21 isoform X1, whose translation MKCHYEVLSVKRDAGDDDLKKAYRKLALKWHPDKNLDNSEDAAEKFKLIQAAYDVLSDPQERAWYDNHREALLKGGVSGDYEDDSIDLLQYFTVTCYSGFGDDDKGFFTVYRNLFESIVKEEMEHVKVEDEEDEEFPPFGDSNSDYDTVTHVFYGFWQSFCTRKNFAWKEEYDTRQASNRWEKRAMEKDNKKTRDKARKERNELVRQLVSFVRKRDRRVLAHRKLVEEQNAEKIKKVEELRRKQKLNHAKLAEEYKEQKWAAMSELEKELQQMEAQYGKEFGDVSESEEEDSEEGGDADQPDGDELPMDYYDDLYCPACDKLFKSDQAMKNHEKSKKHREMVALLKQQLKQEEDLLGLNGTEREGGNEDNDPEEVEEEEEEEEEEKPRQKLSKKQKRKKKQKEVVHSSSPPQQSAPEEVEEVEEKEKPTPTTCEEDVPDTSADPTEPEEPDDPPPTEVKSSGKTKGKKAGGKDKTKNVKTNTGGEEFPEKEVNLRCGICNYEFPTRNKLFDHIKTSGHAIALSANGSHSTASKIKKDKKKNR comes from the exons ATGAAGTGTCACTACGAGGTGTTGAGCGTGAAGCGAGACGCGGGAGACGACGATTTAAAGAAGGCGTATCGTAAGCTGGCGCTGAAGTGGCATCCAG ATAAAAACTTGGACAATTCTGAGGACGCAGCAGAGAAGTTCAAGCTGATTCAGGCGGCTTATGATGTCCTGAGTGATCCACAGGAGCGAGCTTG GTATGATAATCACAGGGAGGCTCTGCTGAAAGGAGGTGTGAGTGGAGACTATGAAGACGACAGCATTGACCTGCTGCAGTACTTCACAGTCACCTGTTATTCTGGCTTTGGAGATGATGACAAG GGGTTTTTCACAGTTTACAGGAATCTTTTTGAGTCTATTGTtaaggaggagatggagcaCGTCAAggtagaagatgaagaagacgaggagTTTCCTCCCTTTGGAGACTCGAACAGTGACTATGATACC GTAACGCACGTGTTTTACGGCTTCTGGCAGAGTTTCTGCACTCGTAAAAACTTTGCTTGGAAGGAGGAGTACGACACGAGACAGGCATCCAACCGCTGGGAGAAACGGGCCATGGAGAAGGACAACAAGAAGACCAGGGACAAGGCTCGAAAGGAGCGCAACGAGCTGGTGCGACAGCTGGTGTCTTTCGTGCGCAAACGTGACCGCCGCGTGCTGGCCCACAGGaagctggtggaggagcagaACGCAGAGAAGATcaagaaggtggaggagctgaggcGGAAGCAGAAGCTCAACCACGCCAA GCTGGCGGAGGAGTACAAGGAGCAGAAGTGGGCGGCCATGTCTGAActggagaaggagctgcagcagatggaGGCTCAGTACGGAAAGGAGTTTGGCGATGTGTCggagagtgaagaagaggacagcgaagagggaggag ATGCAGACCAGCCTGATGGAGACGAACTGCCGATGGATTATTATGACGACCTGTACTGCCCGGCCTGTGACAAATTATTCAAATCAGATCAAGC AATGAAAAACCATGAAAAATCCAAAAAGCACCGGGAGATGGTGGCGTTGCTAAAGCAACAGCTGAAGCAGGAAGAGGATTTACTTGGTTTGAACGGAAccgagagagaaggaggaaatgaAGATAATGATCCGGAagaggtggaagaagaagaagaggaggaggaggaagaaaagccAAGGCAAAA GTtgtccaaaaaacaaaaaaggaaaaagaagcagaaggaaGTCGTACAC tCAAGCTCCCCTCCACAGCAGAGCGCTccggaggaagtggaggaagtggaggagaaggagaaaccaACGCCGACCACGTGCGAGGAAGACGTCCCCGACACGTCAGCAGACCCGACGGAGCCTGAGGAGCCGGAcgatcccccccccacagaagTCAAGAG CTCTGGGAAGACGAAAGGAAAGAAGGcaggaggaaaagacaaaacGAAGAATGTCAAGacaaacacaggaggagaagagtttCCTGAG AAGGAAGTGAACCTTCGCTGTGGGATCTGCAACTACGAGTTCCCCACGAGAAACAAGTTGTTTGACCACATAAAGACTAGCGGGCACGCCATCGCTCTCTCTGCAAACGGCTCACACAGCACCGCGAGCAAGATCAAaaaggacaagaagaagaacagataA